A genomic segment from Candidatus Korarchaeum cryptofilum OPF8 encodes:
- a CDS encoding winged helix-turn-helix domain-containing protein, with the protein MSTVMPRAQLVRNALTDILGATPAEVLGKTCSIFMRVVESSQEGDIMLYLFGLRLGEKLGKELGEVAQEDSWSTLSEIFTFLGLAGGIEILTERPRSVLICVNPPGDPEKRVSCSLARGIVLGFTSMISGDQLYVKERGPCPGERGCLLELTRTSEDVLMNPIRRAIVEYLRVNQGAHMRQISRDLGISLGSLRWHLDVLERKGIVREKRKGNMTEFYLSDI; encoded by the coding sequence ATGAGCACCGTGATGCCTAGAGCTCAGTTGGTCAGGAACGCGCTCACCGATATATTGGGAGCTACTCCAGCGGAGGTGTTGGGGAAGACCTGCTCCATCTTCATGAGGGTAGTTGAGTCCTCTCAGGAAGGGGACATCATGCTCTACCTCTTCGGATTGAGGCTGGGAGAGAAGCTGGGGAAGGAGTTAGGGGAAGTAGCTCAGGAAGATTCATGGAGCACGCTATCAGAGATCTTCACCTTTCTGGGATTGGCTGGAGGCATTGAGATCCTCACTGAGAGGCCCAGAAGCGTGCTAATATGCGTAAACCCCCCCGGGGATCCAGAGAAGAGGGTCAGCTGCAGCTTGGCTAGGGGAATAGTACTGGGCTTCACCTCCATGATCTCCGGTGATCAGCTCTATGTCAAGGAGCGGGGCCCCTGTCCGGGTGAGAGAGGATGCCTCCTGGAGTTGACCAGGACTTCGGAGGATGTCCTCATGAACCCGATCAGGAGGGCCATAGTGGAGTACCTGAGGGTCAATCAAGGGGCCCATATGAGGCAGATCTCGAGGGACCTAGGTATAAGCTTGGGATCCCTCAGATGGCATCTGGATGTGCTAGAGAGGAAGGGTATCGTGAGGGAGAAGAGGAAGGGGAATATGACGGAGTTCTACCTCTCCGATATATGA
- a CDS encoding metallophosphoesterase has translation MRKRLSEILGNYIRIERVILDTGMGLDAMILADMHVHGFGRREEELEEVLKSASEEVDVIFVLGDTYDERTKSLEPIYRILGRVNKPKFGVLGNHEHWADPKIPIPDGIRVLERAGVTLLLDRAVEYRGIRIGGVDWYEDDTIGRKLRELGKVDLLLSHTPDIIELNPDARVVLAGHTHGGQVCFPVIGPIWTPSKYGRRYASGLFSKGGSYLYVSRGLGEMNPIRINCPRELTLMRI, from the coding sequence ATGAGAAAGAGGCTTTCAGAGATACTGGGGAACTACATCAGGATAGAGAGAGTCATTTTGGATACGGGCATGGGATTGGATGCCATGATCCTCGCTGATATGCACGTCCACGGATTCGGGAGGAGGGAGGAGGAGCTAGAGGAGGTCCTCAAGAGCGCATCGGAGGAAGTGGATGTCATCTTCGTACTCGGAGATACTTACGATGAGAGGACGAAGAGCTTAGAGCCCATCTACAGGATCCTGGGGCGAGTGAATAAGCCCAAGTTCGGGGTTCTGGGGAACCATGAGCATTGGGCGGATCCGAAGATACCAATCCCGGATGGGATTAGGGTTTTAGAGCGAGCTGGCGTCACTCTATTATTGGATAGAGCTGTGGAGTACAGGGGGATCAGGATAGGCGGAGTGGATTGGTACGAGGACGATACCATCGGGAGGAAGTTGCGTGAGCTGGGTAAAGTAGATCTTCTTCTATCTCATACTCCAGATATAATTGAGCTGAACCCCGATGCTAGAGTCGTCCTGGCCGGGCACACTCACGGGGGTCAGGTCTGCTTCCCCGTAATAGGCCCTATATGGACTCCCAGTAAGTACGGCAGGAGGTACGCGAGCGGTCTGTTCTCCAAGGGTGGAAGCTACTTATACGTCAGCAGGGGACTCGGGGAGATGAATCCGATAAGGATCAACTGCCCCAGGGAGCTCACTCTGATGAGAATCTGA
- a CDS encoding fumarylacetoacetate hydrolase family protein, translated as MRLLSFKHRGSLDYGVIIDDEVIPSSELSMKIGKKLPPTLEELIRLPVIDEVISLPDRPFGRTIKVEEVEILRPISNPPKIICLGRNYVEHAAETGSSPPEEPIIFMKPRTALNDPFSDVIVPDDYTKEVDYEGEIAFVMKRGGRRLSGREAKASILGYMAFDDVTARDLQRRDKQWVRGKSIDGFAPIGPWIDVSADFDELEILTFVNGELRQRASSGEMIFKPWEIIEILSKGMTIEPCDIVATGTPSGVGGFSNPPRLLNHGDIVEVEVKGVGRIRNRIVFESKL; from the coding sequence ATGAGACTGTTGAGCTTCAAGCACAGGGGCTCGCTGGATTACGGAGTTATTATAGATGATGAAGTGATACCGTCGAGCGAGCTGTCGATGAAAATTGGGAAGAAGCTGCCTCCGACTCTGGAGGAGCTCATAAGACTTCCGGTAATAGATGAGGTGATAAGCCTCCCGGATAGGCCATTCGGGAGGACAATAAAGGTGGAGGAAGTTGAGATCCTGAGGCCGATATCGAATCCTCCGAAGATAATTTGCTTGGGGAGGAATTACGTCGAGCACGCTGCTGAGACCGGTAGCAGCCCTCCGGAGGAGCCGATAATATTCATGAAGCCCAGGACGGCGCTCAACGATCCCTTCTCCGATGTCATAGTGCCCGATGATTACACGAAGGAAGTCGATTACGAGGGGGAGATAGCATTCGTGATGAAGAGAGGCGGAAGGAGGCTTAGCGGCCGTGAGGCTAAGGCTTCGATACTCGGATACATGGCTTTCGATGACGTCACAGCTAGGGACCTGCAGAGGAGAGATAAGCAGTGGGTGAGAGGGAAGAGTATAGATGGATTCGCCCCAATCGGACCTTGGATAGATGTAAGTGCGGATTTCGATGAGCTTGAGATACTAACTTTCGTCAACGGTGAGCTGAGGCAAAGAGCGAGCTCTGGGGAGATGATATTCAAGCCGTGGGAGATAATAGAGATATTGAGTAAGGGGATGACCATAGAGCCCTGCGACATAGTGGCTACGGGCACTCCATCTGGTGTAGGCGGCTTCTCGAACCCTCCGAGGCTCTTGAATCACGGCGATATCGTGGAAGTGGAGGTCAAAGGGGTCGGCAGGATCAGGAACAGGATAGTGTTTGAGAGCAAGCTTTAA
- a CDS encoding VIT1/CCC1 transporter family protein, with protein sequence MNLLDFQRDEINSYHTYMKISERLSGENRELIRKIAEDELRHYEIIRRFTGRDIKPDRAKIFLYYALSRIFGLTFVVKLMERSEERAQEGYEELLGISQEFKGIIDDELEHEEKLASMIKEERVEYIGSMILGLSDALVELTGSLAGFSIALQSSKYIAAAGLITGIAASLSMSASEYLSRKSELRGSPLRGAFYTGITYIAVVIFLVLPFLLMEDIFSALLSMLSSASLMVIFFSVYLAVIRERSIVRSALEMLSISLGVAALSYIIGIAARGILGLSID encoded by the coding sequence GTGAATCTGCTGGACTTCCAGAGGGATGAGATAAACTCTTACCACACTTATATGAAGATATCGGAGAGGCTGAGTGGGGAGAATCGGGAGTTAATCAGGAAGATAGCTGAAGATGAGCTGAGGCACTACGAGATCATAAGGAGATTCACTGGGAGGGATATAAAACCCGATAGAGCGAAGATCTTCCTCTATTACGCTTTATCGAGGATCTTTGGGCTCACCTTCGTAGTTAAGCTGATGGAGAGATCCGAGGAGAGGGCTCAGGAAGGGTATGAAGAACTCCTCGGGATATCTCAGGAGTTCAAGGGGATAATAGATGACGAGCTAGAGCACGAGGAGAAGTTAGCCAGTATGATAAAGGAGGAGAGGGTGGAATACATAGGATCGATGATACTGGGGCTAAGTGATGCTCTAGTTGAGCTTACAGGCTCATTAGCAGGATTCTCCATCGCTCTTCAGAGCTCGAAGTACATAGCGGCTGCGGGCCTCATCACGGGGATAGCAGCTAGCCTCTCCATGTCTGCTTCGGAGTACCTATCGAGGAAGTCGGAGTTGAGGGGCAGTCCTTTGAGAGGGGCATTCTATACGGGGATAACTTACATCGCCGTCGTGATATTCTTGGTCCTACCGTTCCTCCTGATGGAAGATATATTCTCGGCCCTCCTATCGATGCTATCCTCCGCCTCATTAATGGTGATATTCTTCTCAGTATACTTAGCGGTCATAAGGGAGAGGAGCATAGTGAGATCCGCCCTGGAGATGCTATCTATAAGCCTAGGCGTGGCAGCTCTCTCATATATCATAGGTATAGCAGCTAGAGGGATCTTGGGGCTCAGCATAGATTAA
- a CDS encoding isocitrate/isopropylmalate dehydrogenase family protein, which produces MPRIAVIPGDGVGPEIIDAVIPVLETLSDLMNLPLDLRFFEAGDETKRKRGVALPEETLNGVMNSDATLMVAIGESAREVILPLRQKLDLYVNLRPAKSYPVPRAIPGFDLTIVRENTEDLYVMSGWRGLDTAVDLRIITRRASERICRFGYRYARERGKSRVYVVHKANVLGGCMLFREVCSRVAEEEGFDYREMYVDSAAMRIAMDRPFDVIITTNMFGDILSDLAAAFIGGLGMYPSANIGESRAIFEPVHGTAPEIAGKNIANPMATILSAAMMMGWLGHEGGSKLIEEAVRRACELGYTTPDVGGSMRTKEVGLKISEIMREIGGSINF; this is translated from the coding sequence ATGCCGAGGATAGCGGTAATACCCGGGGATGGCGTTGGTCCTGAGATAATAGATGCGGTCATTCCGGTGCTGGAGACCCTCTCAGATCTGATGAACCTGCCACTCGACTTGAGGTTCTTCGAGGCCGGGGATGAGACGAAGAGGAAGAGGGGGGTCGCCCTACCCGAGGAGACGCTAAATGGCGTGATGAATTCGGATGCCACGCTCATGGTAGCTATAGGGGAGAGCGCTAGAGAAGTCATACTTCCTTTGAGGCAAAAATTAGATCTCTATGTTAACTTAAGGCCGGCAAAATCATATCCAGTCCCTAGAGCCATTCCGGGATTCGATCTAACTATAGTAAGGGAGAACACTGAGGATCTATATGTGATGTCCGGCTGGAGGGGGCTGGATACTGCTGTGGACTTGAGGATAATAACGAGGAGAGCTAGCGAGAGGATATGCAGGTTCGGTTACAGGTACGCTAGGGAGAGAGGGAAGTCGAGGGTTTACGTAGTTCATAAGGCTAATGTCTTGGGAGGATGCATGCTCTTCAGGGAGGTTTGCTCGAGAGTAGCTGAGGAAGAGGGTTTTGATTACAGAGAGATGTATGTGGATAGCGCTGCCATGAGGATAGCGATGGATAGGCCTTTCGATGTCATAATAACGACCAATATGTTCGGAGACATACTATCGGACCTAGCTGCCGCATTCATAGGGGGACTGGGCATGTACCCGAGCGCTAATATAGGGGAGAGTAGGGCTATATTCGAGCCCGTCCATGGGACAGCTCCTGAAATAGCTGGGAAGAACATAGCGAATCCAATGGCAACTATACTCTCCGCGGCTATGATGATGGGATGGCTTGGTCATGAGGGGGGATCTAAGCTCATAGAGGAAGCCGTTAGGAGGGCTTGCGAATTGGGTTACACGACTCCGGATGTGGGGGGCAGTATGAGGACTAAGGAAGTTGGCCTTAAGATCTCGGAGATCATGAGGGAAATCGGTGGATCGATTAATTTTTGA
- a CDS encoding metal ABC transporter substrate-binding protein, with protein sequence MRKLAAALLILLLPALPLNSGSGVKILVTFSNLAYDVKLISCPTDEVDYLVPPGLDPHEYELRPGDMEKLREADLIVSTAHAPFEASIKGMISKGELKARLLEIPWIEGMNILRNPMTGGPNYHMPILDPSNYIKFMRALRDSLKEMNPSCGDQYDEKFEEIRRKVDELLKTPKLNLTALASDPRAQYYVEWLGIEVKYLLVKEEETPITPSELAEIYNKARNKEIDLIIVVGDENTASNRKAMEISEEFGIRVLKVPSPTEQGSVLDKLNAMISSLGEVEVAREGAHETYVYNTYIIAASLVALAILVLAYLRKVRQ encoded by the coding sequence ATGAGGAAGCTAGCGGCTGCATTACTCATCTTGCTCCTACCGGCGCTCCCGCTCAACTCGGGAAGCGGGGTAAAAATATTAGTCACTTTCAGTAATTTGGCTTACGATGTGAAATTGATATCCTGCCCTACCGATGAAGTCGATTACTTAGTGCCGCCTGGCTTGGATCCTCATGAATACGAGCTGAGGCCGGGCGATATGGAGAAGCTCAGGGAGGCCGATCTGATAGTATCTACAGCCCATGCACCTTTCGAGGCCTCAATAAAGGGGATGATATCGAAAGGGGAGCTTAAGGCGAGGCTCCTGGAGATCCCGTGGATAGAGGGGATGAACATACTGAGGAACCCGATGACAGGTGGCCCGAATTATCATATGCCGATCCTCGATCCTTCGAACTACATCAAGTTCATGAGAGCATTGAGGGATTCTCTGAAGGAGATGAACCCAAGCTGCGGAGATCAGTACGATGAGAAGTTTGAGGAAATCAGGAGGAAGGTGGATGAGCTCTTGAAGACCCCGAAGCTCAACCTCACTGCGCTGGCATCTGATCCTAGGGCGCAGTACTATGTAGAATGGCTAGGGATCGAGGTCAAATACCTGCTAGTGAAGGAGGAAGAGACACCGATAACTCCATCAGAGCTAGCGGAGATTTATAATAAAGCGAGGAATAAGGAGATAGATCTAATAATAGTAGTGGGGGATGAGAATACTGCTAGCAACAGGAAGGCCATGGAGATCTCGGAGGAATTCGGGATAAGGGTCCTGAAGGTGCCCTCACCGACGGAGCAGGGCAGCGTCTTGGATAAGCTGAACGCAATGATCTCATCGCTCGGGGAAGTCGAGGTAGCTCGAGAGGGAGCTCATGAGACTTACGTATATAATACTTACATTATAGCCGCTTCACTCGTAGCTCTAGCGATACTTGTACTCGCTTACTTGAGGAAAGTTAGGCAATGA
- a CDS encoding NTP transferase domain-containing protein produces MMFAIICAGGLASRMGKYSSNSPKSLFELEPGITILDHVLERIESAKPQKIVLVTRPEFRDSFERRVGGRVEIIEADLDEFENLYSVYLALNRVGNPFLIAMSDHIFESSMLMDLISHKSDRAFTVCLDRNPSRSEAMEGLKLHLIDEKVIKAGKDITPRYGIDTGLILCREKARGYIEEAIRAKGPEARISDALNLAASDGEVDCVDVTGRLWKDIDTPEDLVKARRIYWEILRRELIKKDDGIISRYLNRPISTRISLAIYKRRMRVNPMLISAISFILCLISAISLSNGMLILGGLLAQLASILDGVDGEVARLFRRASGWGGFIDAILDRIADVALISGLTLSLGILDRSILILAIMASANSILVSYVAHGLKSLNVNLGKLRMMPVTRDARIFVIFLSCIFSVPIAALLYISTLPIPYSLASIYIAYKSGSGAEGKILEKRKPFPEVSEEQSEVVKLIREFLLNSFKMGFALLLVRLISPSVSDLTISMQDLSIEGGFLLTLLDFLIIIYFGHKMLNPLKGIMDLISELIVERAGITKTVFWRMITDLFYTILLAVLWTYLPSLSRPFLGDWAYRILSIAIIIFLIIFIYDLINLIYMTFEDVYVKIIDKIAGRLSG; encoded by the coding sequence ATGATGTTCGCAATAATATGCGCTGGTGGATTGGCCTCTAGGATGGGGAAGTACTCCTCTAACTCACCTAAATCCCTCTTCGAACTAGAACCAGGGATCACGATCTTAGATCATGTCTTGGAGAGGATAGAGAGTGCCAAACCGCAGAAGATAGTCTTGGTCACGAGGCCCGAGTTCAGGGATTCCTTCGAGAGGAGAGTGGGGGGCAGAGTGGAGATAATAGAAGCCGATTTAGATGAATTTGAGAACTTATATAGCGTCTATTTGGCCTTAAATAGAGTTGGAAACCCTTTCCTCATTGCGATGTCCGATCATATATTTGAGAGCTCGATGCTAATGGATTTGATATCGCATAAAAGTGATAGAGCATTCACTGTTTGTTTGGACAGGAATCCCAGTAGATCAGAAGCTATGGAAGGCTTGAAGCTCCATCTTATCGATGAAAAAGTGATCAAAGCTGGTAAAGATATCACTCCCCGCTACGGGATAGATACGGGCCTGATATTGTGTAGGGAGAAAGCCAGGGGTTACATAGAGGAAGCGATAAGGGCTAAAGGCCCTGAAGCTAGGATATCCGATGCCCTAAACTTAGCGGCTTCCGATGGGGAAGTGGACTGCGTAGACGTCACTGGGAGGCTCTGGAAGGATATAGATACACCCGAAGACTTAGTTAAGGCTAGGAGAATATACTGGGAGATCTTGAGGAGGGAGCTAATAAAGAAGGATGATGGGATAATCTCAAGATATTTGAACAGACCTATATCGACCAGGATATCACTAGCGATTTATAAGAGGAGGATGAGGGTCAATCCTATGCTTATTTCAGCAATATCTTTTATCCTCTGCCTTATCTCCGCGATCTCACTCTCTAACGGTATGCTGATCTTAGGAGGCCTTCTCGCTCAATTAGCATCGATACTGGACGGTGTAGATGGTGAAGTAGCCAGGTTGTTCAGAAGGGCATCCGGTTGGGGAGGTTTCATAGACGCGATCTTAGATAGGATTGCTGATGTGGCCCTTATCTCAGGCTTAACCCTCTCCCTAGGGATTCTGGATCGCTCTATCCTCATATTAGCTATAATGGCTTCCGCTAATAGCATCCTAGTGAGTTACGTAGCTCACGGTCTTAAATCGCTTAATGTGAATTTGGGGAAGCTCAGGATGATGCCCGTGACTAGGGATGCGAGGATCTTCGTGATATTCCTGTCATGTATATTCTCAGTTCCTATAGCAGCGCTCTTATACATCTCGACGCTCCCCATACCCTACTCACTCGCATCAATCTACATCGCATATAAGTCAGGTAGTGGGGCAGAGGGGAAGATCTTGGAGAAGAGGAAGCCCTTCCCAGAGGTATCGGAAGAGCAATCTGAAGTTGTAAAACTCATCAGGGAGTTCTTACTCAATAGCTTCAAGATGGGTTTCGCTCTCCTATTAGTCAGACTGATCTCACCATCTGTCTCGGATCTAACTATATCTATGCAGGACCTCTCAATAGAGGGCGGATTCCTGTTGACTCTCCTCGACTTCCTCATAATAATATACTTCGGTCACAAGATGCTGAATCCCCTCAAGGGGATAATGGACCTGATATCAGAGCTCATAGTCGAGAGAGCTGGGATAACCAAGACAGTGTTCTGGAGGATGATCACAGATCTATTCTACACGATACTTTTAGCGGTACTCTGGACGTACTTACCGAGTCTCTCTAGACCTTTCCTCGGGGACTGGGCCTACAGAATCCTCTCAATAGCGATAATTATCTTTCTAATAATTTTCATCTACGATTTAATTAATCTTATTTATATGACATTTGAAGATGTTTATGTTAAGATAATTGATAAGATAGCGGGAAGGCTGAGCGGATGA